One Acidimicrobiia bacterium DNA window includes the following coding sequences:
- a CDS encoding phosphotransferase family protein, with protein MPIPEQRDLDDARGILADWLAKRQPGTTDVVVGPITGPAFTGFSNETLLFDAAWTEGGDRFTESLVARVKPTQHTVFLEADFEQQYLVLRTLGQHTRVPVPPVKCYEADESYLGAPFFVMRRVEGRVPADNPPYTLQGWLLEESTPAQRRTLVESGLHALASIHAVDWRNLGLEVLSKPQYGRLGFEQQLRYYEAAFEWTEREAGFPAPAVPRAALEWVQAHAPDRDPELALCWGDARINNQLFGPDHRVVAVLDWEMVTIADPMMDLAWWLFLDLHFHEGMPAPRMEGFPTREEMVATYEAASGRTARDLDFYERFAGLRFAVIMMRIATLVADFGLMPPEAAVEMAANNAVTRALADLLGLPAPGPSIADFG; from the coding sequence ATGCCGATACCGGAGCAGCGCGACCTCGACGACGCGCGCGGGATCCTCGCCGACTGGCTGGCCAAGCGGCAGCCCGGCACGACCGACGTCGTGGTCGGGCCCATCACCGGCCCCGCGTTCACCGGCTTCTCGAACGAGACGCTGCTCTTCGACGCCGCCTGGACCGAGGGCGGCGACCGGTTCACCGAGTCGCTCGTGGCCCGGGTGAAGCCGACCCAGCACACGGTGTTCCTCGAGGCGGACTTCGAGCAGCAGTATCTCGTGCTCCGCACCCTCGGCCAGCACACGCGCGTGCCCGTGCCGCCGGTCAAGTGCTACGAGGCCGACGAGTCCTACCTCGGCGCCCCGTTCTTCGTGATGCGCCGCGTCGAGGGGCGGGTCCCGGCGGACAACCCGCCGTACACGCTGCAAGGCTGGCTGCTCGAGGAATCCACCCCCGCGCAGCGGCGCACCCTCGTCGAGAGCGGGCTGCACGCGCTCGCCAGCATCCACGCCGTGGACTGGCGCAACCTGGGTCTCGAGGTCCTCTCGAAGCCCCAGTACGGACGGCTCGGCTTCGAGCAGCAGCTGCGCTACTACGAGGCGGCCTTCGAGTGGACCGAGCGGGAGGCCGGGTTCCCGGCCCCGGCCGTCCCGCGCGCCGCGCTCGAGTGGGTGCAGGCCCACGCACCCGATCGCGACCCCGAGCTCGCGCTCTGCTGGGGCGACGCCCGCATCAACAACCAGCTGTTCGGCCCGGACCACCGCGTCGTGGCCGTCCTCGACTGGGAGATGGTCACGATCGCCGATCCGATGATGGACCTGGCCTGGTGGCTGTTCCTGGACCTCCACTTCCACGAGGGCATGCCGGCGCCGCGCATGGAGGGGTTCCCCACCCGGGAGGAGATGGTGGCGACGTACGAGGCCGCCAGCGGGCGGACCGCCCGTGACCTCGACTTCTACGAGCGGTTCGCGGGGCTGCGCTTCGCGGTGATCATGATGCGGATCGCGACGCTCGTGGCCGACTTCGGCCTCATGCCGCCCGAGGCCGCGGTCGAGATGGCGGCGAACAACGCCGTCACGAGGGCCCTGGCCGACCTGCTCGGCCTGCCCGCTCCCGGACCGTCGATCGCCGACTTCGGCTGA
- a CDS encoding CaiB/BaiF CoA-transferase family protein has protein sequence MSGPLAGTRVVELVGLGPGPFCGMVLADLGAQVLRVDRADAARAVDRRRPATNAMHRSKRAIGLDLKAADGVELFLGLAERADAVFEVFRPGVAERLGIGPDACRARNPRLVYGRLTGWGQTGPLANAAGHDLDYLAVAGALEPLGRAGQPPTPPINVLGDFAGGGLLLALGVAAALYERERSGAGQVVDAAMVDGAALLLTPFYGARASGAWGERGTNLLDTGAPFYDVYETADHAWLAVGAIEEQFYAALLDGLGLADAELPDRMDRGRWAELRARFAAVIRTRTRDEWVGRFAGLDACVAPVLTPVEAPAHPQSRARDAFVDLAGVPQPAPAPRFSRSTLSAPRPPEHPGQSTGDALGGWGVDPAEVAKLQDAGILV, from the coding sequence GTGAGCGGCCCGCTCGCGGGGACACGCGTCGTCGAGCTCGTCGGGCTCGGGCCGGGCCCGTTCTGCGGCATGGTGCTCGCCGACCTCGGCGCGCAGGTGCTGCGCGTCGACCGGGCCGACGCGGCGCGAGCCGTCGACCGGCGCCGGCCGGCCACGAACGCAATGCACCGCTCGAAGCGCGCCATCGGCCTGGACCTCAAGGCGGCGGACGGCGTGGAGCTGTTCCTCGGGCTCGCCGAGCGCGCCGACGCCGTCTTCGAGGTGTTCCGCCCCGGCGTCGCCGAACGCCTCGGCATCGGGCCCGACGCCTGCCGCGCTCGGAACCCCCGGCTCGTCTACGGGCGCCTCACCGGCTGGGGCCAGACCGGGCCGCTCGCCAACGCCGCCGGGCACGACCTCGACTACCTGGCCGTGGCCGGCGCGCTGGAGCCGCTCGGGCGCGCCGGGCAGCCGCCGACCCCGCCGATCAACGTCCTCGGCGACTTCGCCGGCGGCGGGCTCCTGCTGGCGCTCGGCGTGGCCGCTGCCCTCTACGAGCGCGAGCGCTCGGGTGCCGGGCAGGTCGTCGACGCGGCGATGGTCGACGGCGCCGCGCTGCTCCTGACCCCGTTCTACGGGGCCCGGGCGTCGGGCGCTTGGGGCGAGCGGGGCACGAACCTCCTCGACACCGGGGCTCCCTTCTACGACGTGTACGAGACCGCCGACCACGCCTGGCTGGCCGTCGGCGCCATCGAGGAGCAGTTCTACGCCGCGCTGCTCGACGGCCTGGGCCTCGCCGACGCCGAGCTGCCCGACCGGATGGACCGCGGCCGCTGGGCCGAGCTCCGGGCCCGCTTCGCGGCGGTGATCCGGACCCGCACGCGGGACGAGTGGGTGGGGCGATTCGCCGGGCTCGACGCCTGCGTGGCGCCCGTCCTGACGCCGGTCGAGGCCCCGGCCCACCCGCAGAGCCGGGCCCGCGACGCGTTCGTGGACCTGGCCGGCGTCCCGCAGCCGGCGCCGGCGCCGCGCTTCTCGCGCTCGACACTGAGCGCGCCGCGTCCGCCGGAGCACCCGGGCCAGTCGACCGGCGACGCCCTCGGCGGGTGGGGCGTCGACCCGGCCGAGGTGGCCAAGCTCCAGGACGCCGGGATCCTGGTGTAA
- a CDS encoding Dyp-type peroxidase gives MADAQPGIFAQGTRAHYHLEFDLVDGAADRDVRAAVQALREPSVTVGGFNLIIAFGPALWARLAPGGADRGWGAFQPVGGPGPPRAPATQHDVWVWVHGTGPDLALDAARAVTSAMGPAAALAAEQPGFVYRDSRDLTGFIDGTENPPTYEAPSVAVVPDDAPGAGGSYAMAMRWVHDLEAFDRLSLVDQERVFGRTKPDSVELDEAAKPPTAHIARVSIEEDGEELHIYRRSVPYGTVHEHGLFFVAFSADPSRFDKMLARMFGTGPDGVRDRLTDFSHPVSGSYYFAPSLQDLEGVGAEPSAS, from the coding sequence ATGGCGGACGCGCAACCGGGCATCTTCGCCCAGGGCACCCGGGCGCACTACCACCTCGAGTTCGACCTGGTCGACGGCGCCGCCGACCGGGACGTGCGCGCCGCGGTCCAGGCGCTCCGGGAGCCGTCGGTGACCGTCGGCGGCTTCAACCTGATCATCGCGTTCGGGCCCGCGCTCTGGGCCCGCCTCGCCCCCGGCGGCGCCGACCGCGGCTGGGGCGCCTTCCAGCCGGTCGGAGGACCGGGGCCGCCGCGGGCCCCGGCGACGCAGCACGACGTCTGGGTGTGGGTGCACGGCACCGGACCGGACCTCGCCCTCGACGCCGCTCGGGCCGTGACCAGCGCCATGGGGCCGGCGGCGGCGCTGGCGGCGGAGCAGCCGGGCTTCGTCTACCGGGACAGCCGCGACCTCACGGGGTTCATCGACGGCACCGAGAACCCGCCGACCTACGAGGCTCCGTCCGTCGCCGTCGTGCCCGACGACGCGCCGGGCGCCGGCGGCTCGTACGCGATGGCGATGCGCTGGGTCCACGACCTCGAGGCCTTCGACCGGCTCTCGCTGGTCGACCAGGAGCGGGTCTTCGGACGCACGAAGCCCGACAGCGTCGAGCTCGACGAGGCGGCGAAGCCGCCGACCGCGCACATCGCACGCGTCAGCATCGAGGAGGACGGCGAGGAGCTCCACATCTACCGGCGGAGCGTCCCCTACGGGACCGTGCACGAGCACGGGCTGTTCTTCGTCGCGTTCAGCGCCGACCCCAGTCGGTTCGACAAGATGCTCGCCCGGATGTTCGGCACCGGCCCCGACGGGGTCCGCGACCGCCTAACCGACTTCTCCCACCCGGTGAGCGGCTCCTACTACTTCGCGCCGTCGCTGCAGGACCTCGAGGGCGTCGGCGCCGAGCCGTCGGCCTCGTGA